The proteins below come from a single Novosphingobium aromaticivorans DSM 12444 genomic window:
- a CDS encoding nuclear transport factor 2 family protein, protein MIEGKLDALRRDVDRLQAESAARRLLARYMFLCDCPLPQPDLDEARRAEAIGALFAEDGTWEGVGGLHGAGFGQHRGPAQVAAFMRTVLARRDPAMVFNTHYLCSEQLTADDDGRGAEGLWVQFQPWVHDDGRALLRSSRLHARFRLTGQGWRIARYRTENLFVAPLPSGWAETMIEHSVLLAG, encoded by the coding sequence ATGATCGAAGGCAAACTCGACGCGCTGCGACGCGATGTCGACAGGCTCCAGGCGGAAAGCGCGGCGCGTCGCCTGCTGGCCCGCTACATGTTCCTGTGCGACTGCCCCCTCCCCCAGCCCGACCTGGATGAAGCGCGCCGCGCCGAAGCGATCGGCGCGCTGTTTGCCGAGGATGGTACCTGGGAGGGCGTGGGCGGCCTCCATGGCGCGGGTTTCGGCCAGCACCGTGGACCGGCGCAGGTTGCGGCTTTCATGCGCACGGTTCTGGCCCGGCGTGATCCGGCGATGGTGTTCAACACCCACTACCTCTGTTCCGAACAGCTGACGGCGGATGACGACGGGCGCGGCGCCGAAGGATTGTGGGTACAGTTCCAGCCGTGGGTCCACGACGACGGCCGTGCGCTCCTGCGCTCGAGCCGTCTCCATGCGCGATTCCGGCTGACCGGCCAGGGCTGGCGCATCGCGCGCTATCGGACGGAGAACCTGTTCGTTGCACCGCTGCCTTCGGGCTGGGCCGAAACGATGATCGAGCATTCCGTGCTGCTGGCGGGATAG
- a CDS encoding amidase, protein MARFAYTTLRVSDSAASADAVPEDQGIMGRVEQESGMQGDAAAGVTTEADRFGALVRPCDLGKGTLRVAIKDCIDIAGWQTRQGSAVLADVPPAIANAEVVTCILSDPRWRIIGKARMHEFAYGVSGLNPACGTPINPFWPDRIPGGSSSGSAVAVASGLADVAIGTDTGGSVRMPAACCGVIGFKPTFGLVSRRGAHPAKSSLDCIGIFAREMGLVEAMMETIAPGFVPATLSRSPTLGLVTPGTSNGIAGYLAAAIAGAGIANRSTALDGMEAAFAAGMTIIGRETWAALAPFVSHPGMGDDVRTRLMRASALTDEDLGAAEDVRAAFRDGVDAALEGVDALVLPTLPVVPPLLSEAEDAAALLPLTRLVRPFNLSGHPAIALPLRAAHGVPVSLQLVGRHGGDAALCAVAAYVIQRLGAAGLYGNPGTDREN, encoded by the coding sequence ATGGCGCGCTTTGCGTACACCACCTTACGCGTTTCGGATAGCGCCGCCAGCGCCGATGCTGTCCCTGAAGATCAGGGCATCATGGGTAGAGTGGAGCAGGAGTCCGGCATGCAGGGCGATGCGGCAGCAGGCGTAACCACGGAGGCAGACCGCTTCGGCGCCCTCGTGCGCCCGTGCGATCTCGGCAAGGGCACGCTGCGCGTCGCGATCAAGGATTGCATCGACATTGCCGGTTGGCAGACCCGGCAGGGAAGCGCCGTCCTGGCCGACGTTCCGCCCGCCATCGCCAATGCCGAGGTTGTCACGTGCATCCTTTCCGATCCGCGCTGGCGCATCATCGGCAAGGCGCGGATGCACGAATTCGCATATGGCGTAAGCGGGCTCAATCCGGCCTGTGGCACCCCGATCAACCCGTTCTGGCCGGATCGTATTCCGGGCGGCTCATCAAGCGGCAGCGCGGTGGCGGTGGCCTCGGGCCTCGCCGACGTGGCGATCGGGACCGATACCGGTGGTTCGGTCCGGATGCCGGCCGCCTGCTGCGGAGTCATCGGGTTCAAGCCAACTTTCGGCCTCGTCAGCCGCCGGGGAGCGCACCCCGCGAAATCCTCGCTCGATTGCATCGGCATCTTCGCGCGCGAGATGGGTCTCGTCGAGGCGATGATGGAGACTATCGCGCCCGGCTTCGTGCCCGCCACGCTATCGAGATCGCCCACGCTCGGCCTGGTCACGCCCGGCACGAGCAACGGCATCGCCGGCTACCTCGCCGCCGCGATCGCGGGGGCGGGCATTGCCAACCGCAGTACGGCGCTCGACGGCATGGAGGCCGCCTTTGCGGCCGGCATGACGATTATCGGACGCGAAACCTGGGCGGCGCTCGCGCCATTCGTGTCGCATCCCGGCATGGGCGATGACGTGCGTACCCGCCTCATGCGCGCATCTGCATTGACGGATGAGGACCTGGGCGCCGCCGAAGATGTCCGTGCGGCTTTTCGCGATGGCGTGGATGCCGCGCTGGAGGGCGTCGATGCGCTTGTGCTGCCGACCCTGCCGGTTGTCCCGCCGCTACTTTCCGAAGCTGAAGATGCCGCCGCACTTCTGCCTCTGACCCGGCTTGTGCGGCCCTTCAACCTCAGCGGGCATCCGGCAATCGCACTGCCGCTGCGGGCGGCCCATGGCGTCCCGGTGTCTTTGCAGCTCGTGGGGCGCCACGGCGGCGATGCGGCGCTTTGCGCTGTTGCGGCTTACGTCATTCAACGTCTCGGGGCGGCCGGTCTCTACGGCAACCCTGGAACCGATCGGGAGAATTGA
- a CDS encoding aromatic-ring-hydroxylating dioxygenase subunit beta, which produces MSATTLDQQAVTLADLTAFVWREADMLDRLDYKAWLRLWSEDGLYIVPVERGAIDHANAVNVLYDDAEMREMRVKRLLSGFSMSSAPPARTVRTVSRIVETARSADAVDLRAAQILVEYKYERHRMLAADVDYRIAITAGGLKLARKVVTLVNCDDALHGIGYLL; this is translated from the coding sequence ATGAGCGCGACGACACTGGATCAGCAGGCGGTCACCCTCGCCGATCTAACCGCCTTCGTGTGGCGCGAGGCCGACATGCTCGACAGGCTGGACTACAAGGCCTGGCTCCGGCTGTGGAGCGAGGATGGCCTCTACATCGTGCCGGTGGAACGCGGTGCGATCGATCATGCCAATGCGGTCAATGTTCTGTACGACGATGCCGAGATGCGCGAAATGCGGGTAAAGCGTTTGCTCAGCGGCTTCTCGATGAGCAGCGCCCCGCCAGCGCGGACGGTGCGCACCGTCTCCCGCATTGTCGAAACGGCGCGCAGTGCGGATGCGGTGGACCTGCGCGCCGCGCAGATCCTTGTCGAATACAAGTACGAACGGCACCGCATGCTTGCTGCCGATGTCGACTATCGCATCGCGATCACCGCTGGCGGTCTGAAGCTTGCGCGCAAGGTGGTGACGCTGGTCAATTGCGACGATGCCCTGCACGGCATCGGCTATCTTCTCTGA
- a CDS encoding aromatic ring-hydroxylating oxygenase subunit alpha, with protein METGEALAERSFAQLFEGDRADGAIYRDPALFEAEMDRIFEQTWVWVAHASELPSPNTFKTAHVGTNPVIVTRDKKGEVHVLLNRCRHRAASVCEKKRGKQSVFVCPYHGWSYDPDGTLRKVPHRWGYGDDFDPTQFPLVSLRVEQYAGMIFATFNRDAPPLEEHLGAARKWMDLFMKQGAGFGVRALGQHSFRFPGNWKIQLENTTDAYHFPIVHKTFLDSLDEETENVFDVLGQGGWVEDLGNGHSVMVMIPSLIDLEEDLAAPIPERFAALAAELVAEGHDDLAVRRIVRAVGGTGFNLNLFPNVACSMAFFRVLRPIDVGTTEVTHVAIGMADPAEGAPSVGPANRARIRLHEHFQGPMGFGTPDDAEGWERVQRGVQAGEGVPILVNRGVAPPQGVAVEGHDAGDVSSEVGMRAAYRMWKRMMEQ; from the coding sequence ATGGAAACCGGCGAAGCCTTGGCTGAACGGTCCTTCGCGCAACTGTTCGAGGGCGACCGTGCCGATGGCGCGATCTACCGCGATCCGGCGCTGTTCGAAGCGGAGATGGACCGCATCTTCGAGCAGACCTGGGTATGGGTTGCCCATGCGAGCGAACTGCCCAGCCCCAACACCTTCAAGACCGCGCACGTCGGCACCAATCCGGTGATCGTCACGCGCGACAAGAAGGGCGAAGTCCACGTCCTGCTCAACCGCTGCCGCCACCGCGCGGCGAGTGTCTGCGAGAAGAAGCGCGGCAAACAGTCGGTCTTCGTCTGCCCCTATCATGGCTGGTCGTATGATCCCGACGGCACCTTGCGCAAGGTACCCCACCGCTGGGGCTACGGAGACGATTTCGACCCCACGCAGTTCCCCCTCGTGTCGCTGCGGGTCGAACAATACGCCGGCATGATCTTCGCAACCTTCAACCGGGATGCCCCGCCACTCGAGGAACACCTGGGGGCGGCGCGCAAGTGGATGGACCTGTTCATGAAGCAGGGCGCGGGCTTCGGCGTGAGGGCGCTTGGGCAGCACAGCTTCCGCTTTCCCGGAAACTGGAAGATCCAGCTCGAAAACACCACGGATGCCTATCACTTCCCCATCGTCCACAAGACCTTCCTCGACAGCCTCGACGAGGAGACCGAAAACGTCTTCGACGTGCTGGGGCAAGGTGGCTGGGTCGAGGATCTTGGCAACGGTCACTCGGTCATGGTGATGATCCCCTCGCTGATCGACCTCGAGGAAGATCTCGCCGCGCCCATCCCGGAACGCTTCGCCGCGCTGGCGGCGGAGTTGGTCGCGGAAGGGCACGACGATCTGGCCGTGCGCCGCATCGTACGTGCTGTGGGCGGCACGGGGTTCAACCTCAACCTGTTCCCGAACGTTGCCTGTTCGATGGCGTTCTTCCGCGTCCTGCGCCCGATCGACGTGGGCACGACGGAAGTCACGCACGTCGCGATCGGCATGGCGGACCCCGCCGAGGGGGCGCCCTCGGTCGGTCCCGCCAACCGCGCGCGCATCCGCCTGCACGAGCACTTCCAGGGGCCGATGGGCTTCGGGACGCCTGACGATGCCGAAGGCTGGGAGCGTGTCCAGCGCGGGGTTCAGGCAGGCGAAGGCGTGCCGATCCTCGTCAACCGCGGCGTTGCCCCGCCGCAGGGCGTGGCGGTGGAAGGGCATGATGCCGGTGATGTCAGCAGCGAGGTCGGCATGCGCGCGGCCTATCGCATGTGGAAGAGGATGATGGAGCAATGA
- a CDS encoding acyl-CoA dehydrogenase family protein, giving the protein MATAPIQNPAAPSVAPDAMDALLDAVRSRREEFSEGQQISADVVELMKRAGVYRACVAKELGGDEVSPGTFLRMIERISEADGSAGWVASFGVSAAYLASLPVDTLRQMYADGPDVVFSGMIFPPQAARPVGDELEVNGRWSWGSGSTGADYIGVGIKVEGDASTAGLPLVAVMPAHKARIVRNWNVIGLKGTGSHDVAVDKVMVPREWTFVRGSAPSLEGALFRYPAMALAAQVLAVVALGVGRAAIEELMAYAAGRTSITGAPTLANRPNVQADLARAEAMLRSARAFFYETTEDAWEALLRGDELTAKQVTLLRLAASHAARAGSDVATAVYRMSGTTGIFAGHPVAHYMHDAMIVPQHAFLADGTFESAGKVLFGLPSPAGFP; this is encoded by the coding sequence ATGGCAACAGCACCGATCCAGAACCCCGCAGCGCCCTCGGTCGCGCCGGATGCGATGGACGCGCTGCTCGACGCGGTGCGCAGCCGGCGCGAGGAGTTCAGCGAGGGACAGCAGATCAGTGCCGACGTGGTCGAACTGATGAAGCGGGCTGGCGTCTATCGCGCGTGCGTGGCGAAGGAACTGGGCGGAGACGAGGTTTCGCCCGGCACCTTCCTGCGCATGATCGAACGGATCTCGGAAGCTGACGGTTCCGCCGGATGGGTCGCGAGCTTCGGGGTGTCTGCGGCGTATCTCGCGTCGCTGCCCGTCGACACGCTGCGCCAGATGTATGCCGACGGGCCGGACGTGGTCTTTTCAGGCATGATCTTCCCCCCGCAGGCTGCCCGGCCCGTGGGCGACGAACTGGAAGTCAACGGGCGCTGGAGCTGGGGCAGCGGCAGCACCGGGGCGGACTACATCGGTGTCGGCATCAAGGTCGAAGGCGACGCTTCGACGGCAGGCCTTCCACTGGTGGCTGTGATGCCGGCGCACAAGGCGCGGATCGTCCGCAACTGGAACGTGATCGGCCTCAAGGGCACCGGCAGCCACGATGTGGCGGTCGACAAGGTCATGGTCCCGCGCGAATGGACCTTCGTGCGCGGTAGCGCGCCGAGCCTCGAGGGTGCGCTGTTCCGCTATCCTGCAATGGCGCTGGCTGCGCAGGTCCTGGCGGTGGTCGCCCTGGGCGTGGGGCGTGCCGCAATAGAGGAACTCATGGCCTATGCCGCCGGACGGACGTCGATCACCGGTGCGCCGACGCTGGCCAACCGTCCCAACGTGCAGGCCGACCTCGCCCGCGCCGAGGCCATGCTGCGTTCGGCCCGTGCGTTCTTCTATGAAACGACCGAGGATGCCTGGGAGGCGCTGCTGCGCGGCGACGAGCTGACGGCGAAGCAGGTGACGCTGCTTCGGCTTGCAGCAAGCCATGCGGCGCGCGCGGGTTCCGATGTCGCGACGGCGGTCTATCGCATGAGCGGAACGACCGGCATTTTCGCCGGCCATCCGGTGGCGCACTACATGCATGACGCGATGATCGTGCCGCAGCACGCGTTCCTCGCCGATGGCACCTTCGAAAGCGCGGGCAAGGTCTTGTTTGGTCTGCCATCGCCCGCCGGATTCCCCTGA
- a CDS encoding AraC family transcriptional regulator, with protein MLASLAEANVPGVNSLVSQDAEVVHNALSRQLARHSFECSHTRKLDAHIHSAEIGSIQIVDLQYGADVAVSAELGDSHVLVHLALDGETTMWANHGKVVLRRDEMLVSSPGTPLRVEMTPSCRHLAVRLPVATCTEYLARELHIPVSRPLEFYSGNQGARELPLVWRGMVQHLGEQLRLGPTIMASRRLKRQYEMVLAEILLGNYCNSYSEQIALHGNDISPRHVRRAREIIHQSLDDNVSINALAAQVGVSVRSLQNGFRDFLGVTPLEYVRRHRLERLHSALMSAAGDASVTELMLECGIVNFGRYAQYYRQQYGCLPSETLRRRV; from the coding sequence ATGCTTGCATCACTTGCCGAAGCCAATGTGCCGGGGGTCAACAGCCTCGTCTCGCAGGATGCCGAAGTCGTCCACAATGCATTGAGCCGGCAGCTTGCGCGCCACAGCTTCGAATGCAGCCACACACGCAAGCTGGATGCCCACATCCACAGCGCCGAGATCGGGTCGATCCAGATTGTCGACCTGCAATATGGTGCCGACGTCGCAGTTTCGGCCGAGCTTGGCGATTCCCATGTCCTCGTCCACCTGGCGCTGGATGGCGAGACGACGATGTGGGCCAACCACGGAAAGGTCGTTCTCCGGCGGGACGAAATGCTGGTGTCATCGCCCGGCACTCCCCTGCGCGTGGAAATGACGCCCTCCTGCCGACATCTTGCAGTACGGCTGCCGGTTGCCACCTGCACCGAATACCTTGCACGAGAGCTCCACATCCCGGTGAGCCGCCCGCTCGAGTTCTATTCCGGCAACCAGGGCGCGCGGGAACTGCCGCTGGTATGGCGAGGCATGGTCCAGCACCTTGGCGAACAGTTGCGCCTCGGCCCGACGATCATGGCCAGTCGCCGGCTCAAGCGGCAGTACGAGATGGTGCTGGCCGAGATCTTGCTGGGCAACTACTGCAACAGCTATTCCGAACAGATCGCGCTGCACGGAAACGACATTTCGCCACGCCACGTGCGCCGCGCCAGAGAGATAATCCATCAGTCGCTAGACGACAACGTGTCGATCAATGCGCTGGCTGCGCAAGTCGGGGTTTCGGTGCGCTCGCTGCAGAACGGGTTCCGCGACTTCCTCGGCGTCACGCCACTGGAATACGTTCGCCGCCACCGGCTTGAACGCCTGCACTCTGCCTTGATGAGCGCGGCCGGCGATGCCAGCGTGACCGAGCTGATGCTCGAATGCGGCATCGTCAATTTCGGGCGCTATGCCCAGTATTACCGCCAGCAGTACGGCTGCCTGCCTTCCGAGACGCTCCGCCGCCGGGTCTAG
- a CDS encoding aldehyde dehydrogenase family protein — protein sequence MASSEGQLSKLGEAARTFLATRPGLLIAGRNTPAASGARRDVLDPSTGLVVTDVAEGGAADVDAAVAAARATFQSAEWRDMRPLARERLLHRLADLIERDADILAELEVIDTGKILPMARHGDLVIALDSLRYMAGWTTKIEGTTIDPSFSYIPPIRFSARTVRQPVGVVGQIIPWNFPLVMAIWKIAPALAAGCTVVLKPAEDTPLTALYLGRLIAEAGFPAGAVNIVTGGREVGMAIVEHPGIDKIAFTGSTAAGQDIQRRAAATMKRLSLELGGKSPVVILEDCPVPMAVEGAAGAIFFNHGQVCTAGSRLLVHRSIYEDVVQGLAHAANGMVLGEGMDPAGQMGPLISARQRDRVAGYVQGALDQGARLLAGGEAPDRDGFFYRPTVLADGTPSMTIFQEEVFGPVVIAMPFDTEEEALALANDSCFALGASVWTQNLAAANRFAGALRSGNVWINAHNILDPAVPFGGWKMSGYGRELGHSAVELYTEAKSITMPLL from the coding sequence ATGGCAAGTTCCGAAGGTCAGTTGTCGAAGCTGGGTGAAGCGGCCCGAACATTTCTTGCCACGCGGCCGGGCCTGCTGATCGCCGGACGTAACACGCCCGCCGCCAGCGGCGCGCGGCGCGACGTGCTCGATCCATCGACCGGGCTTGTGGTCACCGACGTGGCCGAAGGCGGAGCGGCGGACGTCGACGCGGCGGTGGCAGCTGCCCGCGCGACCTTCCAGAGCGCCGAGTGGCGCGACATGCGTCCCCTGGCGCGCGAACGCCTGCTTCACCGCCTGGCCGACCTGATCGAACGCGACGCCGATATCCTTGCGGAACTCGAAGTGATCGACACCGGCAAGATCCTGCCGATGGCGCGTCATGGCGATCTCGTCATCGCTCTGGATTCCCTGCGCTACATGGCAGGCTGGACCACCAAGATCGAAGGGACGACGATCGATCCCTCGTTCTCCTACATTCCCCCGATCCGCTTTTCTGCCCGCACCGTGCGCCAGCCGGTCGGCGTTGTCGGGCAGATCATCCCGTGGAACTTCCCGCTGGTCATGGCCATCTGGAAAATCGCGCCGGCGCTTGCCGCAGGCTGCACCGTCGTGCTGAAGCCCGCCGAGGACACCCCGCTCACCGCGCTCTACCTTGGCCGCCTGATCGCGGAAGCCGGGTTCCCGGCGGGAGCCGTCAACATCGTGACCGGCGGGCGCGAGGTCGGCATGGCGATCGTCGAGCATCCCGGCATCGACAAGATTGCCTTTACCGGATCGACCGCCGCCGGCCAGGACATCCAGCGTAGGGCCGCCGCCACGATGAAGCGCCTCAGCCTGGAACTCGGTGGCAAGAGCCCGGTCGTTATCCTCGAGGATTGCCCGGTGCCGATGGCGGTGGAAGGCGCGGCGGGCGCGATCTTCTTCAACCACGGCCAGGTCTGCACCGCCGGTTCACGCCTGCTGGTCCACCGCAGCATCTACGAGGACGTCGTGCAGGGGCTAGCCCATGCGGCGAATGGCATGGTGCTGGGCGAAGGGATGGACCCGGCCGGCCAGATGGGGCCCTTGATCTCCGCCCGCCAGCGGGACCGTGTTGCCGGTTACGTGCAGGGTGCGCTCGATCAGGGCGCGCGGCTGCTGGCGGGCGGTGAAGCGCCGGACCGCGACGGGTTCTTCTACCGGCCGACAGTGCTTGCCGATGGCACGCCTTCCATGACCATCTTCCAGGAGGAAGTGTTCGGTCCGGTGGTCATTGCCATGCCCTTCGATACGGAAGAGGAAGCGCTCGCGCTTGCCAACGATTCCTGCTTCGCGCTGGGCGCCAGCGTCTGGACGCAGAACCTTGCGGCGGCCAACCGCTTCGCCGGCGCGCTGCGCTCGGGCAACGTCTGGATCAACGCGCACAACATCCTCGACCCGGCGGTGCCGTTCGGTGGGTGGAAGATGTCGGGATATGGCCGCGAACTGGGACACAGCGCGGTCGAACTCTATACCGAGGCCAAGTCCATCACGATGCCGCTCCTCTGA